A genomic window from Gemmatimonadaceae bacterium includes:
- a CDS encoding nuclear transport factor 2 family protein encodes MRLRSCALLLGSVFIATGCLARSGGAPRPQNAGRDQAALVQAAEHFLRVFDNLEWEAFDATWSSSRSVFFPFRDTPERVEGADVASRFRRFFDEVKATRPGPPYLRLQPQALRAEVRGDAGLVTFTLGRRPGDVGRRTLLFVRESGQWKLAHMHASTALAEEP; translated from the coding sequence ATGCGCCTGAGATCCTGCGCGTTGCTCCTCGGCTCCGTGTTCATCGCGACCGGATGCCTCGCCCGCAGCGGTGGCGCCCCGCGCCCCCAGAACGCCGGCCGCGACCAGGCGGCTCTCGTGCAGGCCGCTGAACACTTCCTCCGCGTCTTCGACAACCTCGAGTGGGAAGCGTTCGACGCGACGTGGAGCTCGTCCCGGTCGGTCTTCTTCCCGTTTCGCGACACGCCCGAGCGCGTCGAGGGTGCCGACGTTGCCTCGCGCTTTCGCCGCTTCTTCGACGAGGTCAAGGCGACGCGCCCCGGACCACCGTATCTGCGCCTTCAGCCACAGGCGTTGCGCGCCGAAGTGCGCGGCGACGCGGGGCTGGTCACCTTCACGCTCGGGCGACGACCGGGCGACGTTGGACGGCGCACGCTGCTCTTCGTCCGCGAGTCGGGACAATGGAAGCTGGCGCATATGCATGCTTCCACCGCGCTCGCCGAAGAGCCGTAG
- a CDS encoding BrnT family toxin yields MLDLAALLANVEGFEWDAGNTEKNVLGHGVSQGEAEEMFFVAPLVLLEDEKHSASERRFLIFGPTGSGRLLTAAFTVRRKLIRIISVRDMSRLERRRYVEAR; encoded by the coding sequence ATGCTGGACCTCGCCGCGCTCCTCGCCAACGTCGAAGGCTTCGAGTGGGACGCCGGGAACACCGAGAAGAACGTCCTCGGCCACGGCGTCTCCCAAGGCGAGGCCGAAGAGATGTTCTTCGTCGCCCCGCTGGTCCTGCTCGAGGACGAGAAGCATTCCGCCAGTGAGCGGCGCTTCCTCATCTTCGGCCCCACCGGATCGGGGCGCCTGCTCACCGCCGCCTTCACCGTCCGCCGCAAGCTCATCCGCATCATCTCCGTCCGCGACATGAGTCGCCTGGAGCGTCGCCGCTATGTCGAAGCCCGCTAA
- a CDS encoding BrnA antitoxin family protein translates to MSKPAKKLKAVPKFRSDEEAGAFWMSHDAAEYLDVSKAQPVRFAKLRPSTATISLRLPQAMLEELRVLANEKDVPYQSLLKVYLAERIAQERKPARRRRRASV, encoded by the coding sequence ATGTCGAAGCCCGCTAAGAAGCTCAAGGCTGTCCCCAAGTTCCGCTCCGACGAGGAAGCGGGCGCCTTCTGGATGTCCCACGACGCGGCCGAGTACCTCGACGTGAGCAAGGCGCAGCCCGTGCGCTTCGCCAAGCTACGCCCGTCGACGGCGACGATCTCGCTGCGACTCCCGCAGGCGATGCTCGAGGAGCTGCGCGTGCTCGCGAACGAGAAGGATGTGCCGTACCAGAGCCTGCTCAAGGTCTATCTCGCCGAGCGCATTGCGCAGGAGCGGAAGCCGGCTCGCCGACGTCGGCGCGCGAGCGTATAA
- a CDS encoding type II toxin-antitoxin system RelE/ParE family toxin, giving the protein MIKTFADRQTEELFRTGKAKKVPADVARRALRKLDAVDAALQVSDLKVPPGNRLHALKGDRAGQHAISVNDQWRICFRFADGDAYDVEFCDYH; this is encoded by the coding sequence GTGATCAAGACCTTCGCTGACCGGCAGACCGAGGAGCTCTTCCGCACCGGCAAGGCCAAGAAGGTGCCGGCCGACGTCGCCCGCCGGGCGCTCCGGAAGCTCGACGCCGTCGACGCGGCGCTGCAGGTCTCCGACCTCAAGGTGCCCCCTGGCAATCGCTTGCACGCGCTCAAAGGCGATCGTGCCGGGCAGCACGCCATCTCCGTCAACGACCAATGGCGCATCTGCTTTCGGTTCGCGGACGGCGATGCCTACGATGTCGAGTTCTGCGATTACCACTAG
- a CDS encoding HigA family addiction module antidote protein, with product MSIPNTKPLERRPIHPGEILREDFLPEYELSVTALAEALGVSRQSVNELLRERRAVSPEMALRLGKLFGTSPEFWLNLQRNVDLWDAAKGLRREIAHIHPLQVA from the coding sequence ATGAGCATTCCCAACACCAAGCCGCTGGAGCGGCGCCCCATCCACCCGGGCGAGATCCTACGCGAGGATTTCCTGCCGGAGTACGAGCTTTCGGTCACGGCGCTCGCCGAGGCCCTGGGCGTGTCGCGGCAGTCGGTCAACGAGCTCCTGCGGGAGCGGCGCGCGGTCAGCCCCGAGATGGCGCTACGCTTGGGCAAGCTCTTTGGCACGTCGCCGGAGTTCTGGCTCAATCTTCAGCGCAACGTTGACCTCTGGGACGCGGCGAAGGGACTCCGCCGCGAGATCGCGCACATTCATCCCCTGCAAGTCGCATAA